A genomic window from Trueperella bialowiezensis includes:
- the rplA gene encoding 50S ribosomal protein L1: MAKRSKNYRKAAELVQRGEVYTPREAFDLAKKTSVTKFDSTVEVMFRLGVDPRKADQLVRGTVNLPHGTGKTSRVVVFAQGANAQAALDAGADEVGDDDLIAKVEAGWTDFDAAVATPDMMGKVGRLGRVLGPRGLMPNPKTGTVTMDVAKAVSDIKGGRIEFRVDKHGNLAFIVGNTSFELDQLLDNYAAVQEEVLRLKPASAKGKYIRKATVSTTMGPGIRLDASKTRKDLEEEK; this comes from the coding sequence ATGGCAAAGCGCTCAAAGAACTATCGCAAGGCCGCTGAACTTGTTCAGCGCGGCGAAGTGTACACCCCTCGCGAGGCGTTCGACCTCGCTAAGAAGACCTCCGTGACCAAGTTCGACTCGACTGTCGAAGTGATGTTCCGCCTCGGCGTTGATCCGCGCAAGGCAGACCAGCTTGTTCGCGGCACGGTCAACCTGCCGCACGGTACGGGTAAGACCTCGCGCGTCGTCGTGTTCGCACAGGGCGCGAACGCCCAGGCGGCACTCGACGCCGGAGCCGACGAGGTTGGCGACGACGACCTGATCGCCAAAGTTGAAGCCGGCTGGACCGACTTCGATGCCGCAGTGGCAACCCCGGACATGATGGGCAAGGTGGGCCGTCTTGGCCGTGTGCTTGGTCCGCGTGGTCTCATGCCGAACCCGAAGACTGGCACCGTGACGATGGACGTGGCCAAGGCCGTGTCTGACATCAAGGGTGGCCGGATCGAGTTCCGTGTTGATAAGCACGGTAACCTCGCCTTCATCGTTGGCAACACGAGCTTCGAACTCGACCAGCTGCTCGACAACTATGCAGCTGTCCAGGAAGAAGTTCTGCGCCTGAAGCCGGCATCGGCCAAGGGCAAGTACATTCGCAAGGCCACCGTGTCCACCACGATGGGCCCGGGCATTCGCCTTGACGCTTCGAAGACCCGCAAGGATCTCGAAGAAGAGAAGTAG
- the nusG gene encoding transcription termination/antitermination protein NusG, whose translation MSEEEFAVNELFSDAETADTTPVGEVADASEEVELPDAPEVDESEAADDVAEDTAEAEADGVADEAESAEEDDGVVTEETVRKRIKGLPGDWYVLHTYAGYEKRVKQDLEYRIHTLNMEDYIFEVQVPMEQVYEVKKGQRKLVSRVRMPGYAIVRMEMTDDSWRAVQDTNGVTGFVGNGRDPVALTEREVVQMLTPVVEQEAAEAAKAAGKPVVSGAPQVVADYEVGETVTLTTEPWVGMPATISQVDAANQRLTVLMTLVGQETPVDLSFSQVKKMD comes from the coding sequence ATGTCTGAGGAAGAATTCGCAGTCAACGAGCTCTTTTCCGACGCCGAAACGGCCGACACCACGCCTGTGGGTGAGGTAGCTGACGCCTCGGAGGAAGTGGAACTGCCTGACGCTCCCGAAGTTGACGAGTCCGAGGCTGCGGACGACGTCGCTGAAGATACGGCTGAAGCCGAGGCAGACGGCGTCGCTGACGAAGCTGAATCCGCTGAGGAAGACGACGGCGTGGTCACCGAAGAAACGGTGCGCAAGCGTATCAAGGGCCTACCTGGCGACTGGTATGTGCTGCACACGTACGCCGGCTACGAAAAGCGCGTCAAGCAGGATCTCGAATACCGTATCCACACCCTGAACATGGAAGATTACATCTTCGAAGTACAGGTGCCGATGGAGCAGGTCTACGAGGTGAAGAAGGGCCAGCGCAAGCTCGTTTCCCGCGTGCGGATGCCCGGCTACGCGATTGTGCGTATGGAGATGACGGACGACTCGTGGCGTGCCGTTCAAGACACGAACGGTGTGACTGGCTTCGTTGGTAACGGCCGCGATCCGGTTGCGCTCACGGAGCGTGAAGTCGTGCAAATGCTCACGCCCGTCGTCGAACAAGAAGCTGCTGAAGCGGCCAAGGCTGCAGGTAAGCCGGTTGTTTCTGGCGCCCCGCAGGTGGTCGCAGACTACGAGGTTGGCGAAACCGTGACGCTCACCACCGAGCCGTGGGTTGGAATGCCAGCTACAATTTCACAAGTTGACGCGGCGAACCAGAGGCTCACCGTGCTCATGACTCTTGTCGGCCAGGAAACCCCGGTCGACCTGTCCTTCAGCCAGGTTAAGAAGATGGACTAG
- the rplL gene encoding 50S ribosomal protein L7/L12: MAKLTAEELIEAFKELTLVELNDFVKKFEEEFDVEAAAPVAVAAAAPAAGGDAPAEEEKSEFDVVLAEVGGTKIAVIKAVREITGLGLKEAKALVDEAPKPVLEGAAKEAADEAKAKLEEAGATVELK, from the coding sequence ATGGCCAAGCTCACTGCTGAAGAGCTTATTGAAGCGTTTAAGGAGCTCACCCTCGTTGAGCTCAATGACTTCGTGAAGAAGTTTGAGGAAGAGTTCGATGTCGAAGCTGCGGCTCCGGTTGCTGTTGCGGCTGCTGCTCCGGCTGCTGGTGGCGACGCCCCGGCTGAGGAAGAGAAGTCGGAATTCGACGTCGTCCTCGCTGAGGTTGGCGGCACCAAGATTGCTGTCATCAAGGCTGTCCGTGAGATCACGGGTCTTGGCCTGAAGGAAGCTAAGGCTCTCGTTGACGAAGCTCCGAAGCCGGTCCTCGAAGGCGCTGCTAAGGAAGCTGCTGATGAGGCGAAGGCTAAGCTTGAGGAAGCTGGCGCGACCGTCGAGCTCAAGTAA
- the rplJ gene encoding 50S ribosomal protein L10, with protein sequence MKRTEKQAEIAALTESFREADAVLLTEYRGLTVEQMKSLRRALGAGVRYHVAKNTLAKIAAKEAGLEAIADDLTGPTALAFVTGDVASAAKTLKNFAKENDKLIVKAGVMEGTRLDADGVKALADLESREVLLAKAAGALKASLVKAAFVFKAPATKTVRTVDALRAKQEAAA encoded by the coding sequence ATGAAAAGGACCGAAAAGCAGGCTGAGATCGCGGCCCTCACGGAATCGTTCCGCGAGGCTGACGCTGTTCTGCTGACTGAGTACCGCGGCCTGACCGTGGAGCAGATGAAATCTCTGCGCCGCGCGCTTGGTGCCGGAGTGCGTTACCACGTCGCAAAGAACACGCTTGCCAAGATCGCAGCTAAGGAGGCAGGACTCGAGGCCATCGCAGATGACCTGACGGGCCCGACCGCCCTGGCTTTCGTCACCGGTGACGTCGCTTCCGCAGCTAAGACTCTCAAGAACTTCGCCAAGGAAAATGACAAGCTCATTGTCAAGGCTGGCGTGATGGAAGGTACGCGACTTGACGCCGACGGCGTCAAGGCACTCGCTGATCTCGAATCGCGTGAAGTCCTCCTCGCGAAGGCAGCTGGAGCCCTCAAGGCTTCGCTGGTCAAGGCTGCATTCGTCTTCAAGGCTCCCGCCACGAAGACTGTTCGTACCGTTGACGCCCTGCGTGCGAAGCAGGAAGCCGCTGCCTAA
- the secE gene encoding preprotein translocase subunit SecE, which yields MSRAASGSSRGRESVEKKSLWQRIVTFFKEVIAEFKKVQRPTRKELWNLFLTVIFFVTIVMIFVTILDVVFNQSMFWIFG from the coding sequence ATGAGCCGTGCAGCAAGCGGATCATCTCGCGGGCGTGAGTCCGTTGAGAAGAAGAGCCTGTGGCAGCGCATCGTCACGTTCTTTAAGGAAGTCATCGCCGAGTTCAAAAAGGTGCAGCGCCCAACCCGTAAGGAGTTGTGGAACCTGTTCCTCACCGTCATTTTCTTTGTGACGATTGTGATGATTTTCGTGACGATTCTCGACGTCGTCTTCAACCAGTCGATGTTCTGGATCTTCGGCTAA
- the rplK gene encoding 50S ribosomal protein L11: protein MPPKKKVAGLIKLQIEAGAASPAPPIGPALGQHGVNIMDFVKAYNAATESMRGNVIPVEITVYEDRSFDFITKTPPAADLIKKYAGIKKGSGVPHTDKVGHLTADQLREIAKTKEPDLNANDIDNAARIIAGTARSMGVTTDEI, encoded by the coding sequence ATGCCTCCCAAGAAGAAGGTTGCAGGTCTGATCAAGCTCCAGATCGAAGCTGGTGCTGCATCTCCTGCACCGCCGATTGGCCCCGCTCTGGGTCAGCACGGCGTGAACATCATGGACTTCGTCAAGGCGTACAACGCTGCTACCGAGTCCATGCGTGGAAACGTCATCCCGGTCGAGATCACCGTGTACGAGGATCGCTCGTTCGACTTCATCACGAAGACCCCTCCGGCCGCTGACCTCATCAAGAAGTACGCGGGCATCAAGAAGGGTTCCGGCGTGCCGCACACCGACAAGGTTGGGCACCTCACCGCAGACCAGCTGCGTGAGATCGCCAAGACGAAAGAGCCGGACCTCAACGCCAACGACATCGACAACGCCGCCCGCATCATCGCCGGCACCGCGCGCTCGATGGGCGTGACCACCGACGAGATTTAA
- the rpoB gene encoding DNA-directed RNA polymerase subunit beta: protein MAASRTSNTTVVNGKLTSDRVSFAKIEEPLPVPDLLGLQTSSYGWLIGSEEWRASAAPGEKSGLEEIFDEVSPIQNTADTMGLVLSNPHLEEPKASIAECKEKDLTYSAALYVTAEFQNYETGEIKSQTTFIGDFPLMTPQGTFIINGTERVVVSQMVRSPGVYYEQTADPTSDKLIYNVKIIPSRGAWLEFEIDKRDMVGVRVDRKRKQSVTVFLKALGMTESEIREEFADYPILIDTLEKDTVHNQEDSLQDLYRKLRPGEPPTAEAGRTLINNFYLNPKRYDLAKVGRYKVNKKLGLPEEITDRQLTLNDITATIRYLLALHAGEKETTTIDGGREVFVEDDDIDHFGNRRIRAVGELIQNQVRTGLARLDRMVRERMTTQDAEAITPSSLINIRPIVAAIKEFFGTSQLSQFMDQNNPLAGLTHKRRLSALGPGGLSRDRASMEVRDVHPSHYGRMCPIETPEGPNIGLIGSLATYGRVNSFGFIETPYRKVDNGRVTDQIDYLDAADEDRYTVAQASAPMDADGNFIEDEVLVRLPGGEPALIPAADVDYMDVSARQMVSVGTAAIPFLEHDDANRALMGANMQRQAVPLIKPVAPLVGTGIETRAAVDAGDVLVAEAPGVVIEVDADHVTVEQDDGTYRTYRLAKFERSNPGNSTNQKVMVSEGDRLEEGSLIADGPATENGELALGQNLLVAFMAWNGYNFEDAIIVSQRCQSEDLLTSIHIEEHEIDARDTKLGPEEITRDIPNVSEEMLAHLDERGIIRVGAEVTAGDILVGKITPKGETELTSEERLLRAIFGEKAKEVRDTSMRVPHGQSGIVIDVKEFSEENHDELPSDIRQSVRVHIAQRRKIAIGDKMAGRHGNKGVISRILPIEDMPFMEDGTPVDIVLNPLGVPSRMNLGQVFELHLGWVAKHGWDATEAREAGEEWAVRLPENAVKADAERTVATPVFDGVQSDELKGLLGVTNPNRDGDRLVDETGKARLFDGRTGDPFPEPVSVGYMYMLKLHHLVDDKIHARSTGPYSMVTQQPLGGKAQFGGQRFGEMEVWALEAYGAAHTLQEMLTIKSDDTVGRVKVYEAIVKGDNVPEPGLPESFKVLVQEMRSLCLNVEALDAGGNAISLQDSDEDAFRAPQSAGVTTGLEELETGADF from the coding sequence TTGGCTGCTTCGCGCACCTCTAATACCACCGTTGTTAACGGTAAGCTGACCTCTGATCGCGTGTCATTCGCGAAGATTGAGGAACCGCTTCCGGTTCCTGATCTTCTTGGGCTGCAGACCTCCTCTTATGGGTGGCTGATCGGCTCTGAAGAATGGCGTGCAAGCGCTGCCCCCGGTGAAAAGTCCGGCCTGGAAGAGATTTTTGACGAGGTTTCTCCCATCCAGAATACGGCTGACACGATGGGGCTCGTGTTGTCTAATCCGCACTTGGAAGAACCGAAGGCGTCGATCGCCGAGTGCAAAGAGAAGGATCTCACCTATTCGGCGGCGCTGTATGTGACTGCCGAGTTCCAGAACTATGAGACTGGTGAGATTAAGTCGCAGACCACCTTCATTGGTGATTTTCCGTTGATGACTCCGCAGGGTACGTTCATTATCAACGGCACTGAGCGTGTGGTGGTCTCGCAGATGGTGCGTTCGCCTGGCGTGTACTATGAGCAGACTGCGGATCCGACGTCGGACAAGCTGATCTATAACGTTAAGATCATTCCGTCGCGGGGTGCGTGGCTCGAGTTTGAGATCGATAAGCGTGACATGGTCGGTGTGCGTGTGGACCGTAAGCGTAAGCAGTCGGTCACCGTGTTCCTCAAAGCGCTGGGGATGACTGAGTCAGAGATCCGTGAAGAGTTCGCGGACTACCCGATTCTTATTGACACGCTCGAGAAGGACACGGTTCACAACCAGGAAGATTCGCTGCAGGATCTGTACCGTAAGTTGCGTCCGGGTGAACCTCCGACGGCGGAGGCTGGCCGTACGCTGATCAACAACTTCTACCTGAATCCGAAGCGTTACGATTTGGCGAAGGTGGGCCGCTACAAGGTCAACAAGAAGCTGGGGCTTCCGGAAGAGATCACGGATCGTCAGCTGACGCTGAACGATATTACGGCAACCATCCGCTACCTGCTTGCGCTGCATGCGGGGGAGAAGGAAACGACGACGATCGACGGCGGCCGTGAAGTGTTCGTGGAAGATGATGATATCGACCACTTTGGCAATCGTCGTATTCGCGCTGTTGGTGAGTTGATTCAGAATCAGGTGCGTACCGGTTTGGCGCGCCTTGATCGTATGGTCCGTGAGCGGATGACGACTCAGGATGCCGAAGCTATTACGCCGTCGTCGCTGATTAACATCCGTCCGATTGTGGCGGCGATTAAGGAGTTCTTCGGAACGTCGCAGCTGTCGCAGTTCATGGATCAGAACAATCCGCTTGCGGGGCTGACCCACAAGCGCAGGCTGTCGGCTCTTGGTCCGGGTGGTCTGTCGCGTGATCGTGCCTCGATGGAGGTGCGTGACGTTCACCCGTCGCACTATGGCCGTATGTGTCCGATCGAGACGCCGGAAGGTCCGAACATTGGTCTGATCGGCTCGCTGGCTACCTACGGGCGTGTTAACTCGTTTGGTTTCATTGAGACCCCGTACCGCAAGGTTGATAACGGGCGTGTGACCGATCAGATTGATTATTTGGACGCCGCTGACGAGGACCGCTACACGGTCGCTCAGGCCTCGGCTCCGATGGACGCTGATGGCAACTTTATTGAGGATGAGGTGCTCGTGCGCCTGCCTGGTGGTGAGCCTGCGCTGATCCCGGCAGCGGACGTGGACTACATGGATGTGTCTGCACGTCAGATGGTGTCCGTCGGTACGGCTGCGATTCCGTTCCTCGAGCACGACGACGCGAACCGTGCGTTGATGGGTGCGAACATGCAGCGTCAGGCAGTGCCGCTGATTAAGCCGGTGGCTCCACTTGTTGGCACGGGTATTGAGACGCGTGCCGCTGTGGATGCTGGCGACGTGCTCGTGGCTGAAGCGCCCGGCGTCGTCATCGAAGTTGATGCGGATCACGTGACTGTGGAACAGGACGACGGCACGTACCGTACCTACCGTCTGGCGAAGTTCGAACGGTCGAACCCGGGTAATTCGACGAACCAGAAGGTGATGGTCTCCGAAGGCGACCGCCTAGAAGAAGGCTCGTTGATTGCGGACGGCCCGGCTACCGAAAATGGTGAGTTGGCGCTTGGCCAGAACCTGCTCGTCGCGTTCATGGCATGGAACGGCTACAACTTTGAGGACGCGATTATCGTGTCTCAGCGTTGCCAGTCGGAGGATCTGCTGACCTCGATCCACATTGAGGAACACGAGATTGATGCTCGCGATACGAAGCTTGGCCCGGAGGAAATCACGCGGGATATTCCGAACGTGTCCGAGGAAATGCTCGCTCACCTAGATGAACGCGGAATTATTCGCGTGGGCGCGGAAGTGACCGCCGGCGACATTCTGGTTGGCAAGATCACGCCGAAGGGTGAAACGGAACTGACGTCCGAAGAACGTCTGTTGCGCGCAATCTTTGGTGAAAAGGCGAAGGAAGTACGCGACACGTCGATGCGTGTGCCGCACGGTCAGTCCGGCATTGTTATTGATGTCAAGGAGTTCTCGGAAGAGAATCATGACGAACTGCCGTCGGATATTCGCCAGTCGGTGCGCGTACATATCGCGCAGCGCCGCAAGATCGCGATTGGTGACAAGATGGCTGGCCGTCACGGCAACAAGGGTGTCATCTCTCGTATTTTGCCGATTGAGGACATGCCGTTCATGGAAGATGGCACTCCGGTTGACATCGTGCTCAACCCGCTGGGTGTGCCTTCCCGTATGAACCTCGGCCAGGTCTTTGAACTGCACTTGGGCTGGGTTGCCAAGCACGGCTGGGATGCTACCGAGGCTCGTGAAGCCGGCGAAGAGTGGGCTGTGCGCCTGCCTGAGAACGCTGTGAAGGCCGATGCCGAACGTACGGTAGCGACCCCGGTGTTTGACGGCGTGCAGTCCGATGAGCTCAAGGGTCTATTGGGCGTGACCAACCCGAATCGCGACGGCGACAGGCTGGTTGACGAAACCGGTAAGGCTCGCCTGTTCGATGGCCGTACCGGCGATCCGTTCCCGGAGCCGGTGTCGGTGGGCTACATGTACATGCTCAAGCTGCACCATCTTGTGGATGACAAGATTCACGCGCGTTCCACTGGCCCGTACTCGATGGTCACCCAGCAGCCGCTGGGTGGTAAGGCTCAGTTCGGTGGTCAGCGTTTCGGCGAGATGGAGGTGTGGGCACTCGAAGCTTACGGTGCGGCTCACACCCTGCAGGAGATGCTGACGATCAAGTCTGATGACACGGTCGGCCGAGTCAAGGTTTATGAGGCGATCGTCAAGGGCGATAACGTTCCCGAACCTGGGCTGCCGGAATCGTTTAAGGTTCTGGTTCAGGAAATGCGTTCGCTGTGCTTGAACGTTGAGGCTCTGGACGCGGGAGGCAATGCCATCTCGCTGCAGGATTCAGACGAGGATGCGTTCCGTGCCCCGCAGTCGGCGGGCGTCACCACCGGCCTTGAAGAACTCGAGACCGGCGCAGACTTCTAA